The genomic interval GGGCGGGGTGTCGTCGTCCGGCGGACCGTCGGTGTCGTCGTCGCGATCCGGCGCGCCGCCGTCCACCGACGCGAAGGTCGGCCGCGCGGGCGCCGATGCGGGTGCGTCCTCGGCCTGTGCCTCCTGCGCATCGCCGGACGCGACGATGTCCTCGGGCAGTGCCATGCCCTGCCCGGTCTCGCGCGCATAGACCGCCAGGACCGCGGCGATCGGCACCACGACCGATTGGCTGACGCCGCCAAAGCGCGCAGAGAAGCGCACGCTGTCGTTGTCCATCTCCAGCCGCGCCACCGCACGGTCGGCGATGTTGAGCACGACACGTCCGTCCTGCACGGCATGCGCGGGCACGCGCACGCCGGCGCGGCGCGCATCGACCAGGATATGGGGGGTCATGCCGTTGTCGGCGATCCACTCGTACAGCGCACGCAGCAGGTACGGGCGGTGGCTGGTCATCGCAGGCGCTTGGTCCGTCATGCGCGACAGTCTAACGGCTCGTGAAGGCGGCGGGCAGCGCAGCGGTGCCGGCGCGCGGCCGGCACCGGACCTGCACTTACTCGGGCAGTGCGCGCAGCGCGCGTTCCTGCGGGGTCAGGCTGCGCACGAAGCCGGGGCTGCGGAAGATGCGGTTGCCGTAGTCCTCGATCGCCTTGACGCCGTCCTTGGGCAGTGGAATTTCCAGCGCCTGCAGGCGCCAGACGATCGGCGCCATCGCGCAGTCGGCCAGGCTCATTTCCGGATTGAGGAAGAACTTGCTGGCCTTGAACAGCGGCACCGAGGCGGTCAGCAGCTCCTTGAGCCGCTTGCGGCCGGCCTCGGCCTGGGCCTTGTTGCCCATCTGGATCGCCTGGACCTGGGGCACCCAGTCGTGCTCGATGCGCAGCATCGCAAGTCGCAACCGGGCGCGCGACAGCGGATCGACCGGCATCAACGGCGGGTGCGGATAGCGCTCGTCGAGGTACTCGCTGACCACGCTGGCGGCGTAGAGCACCAGTTCGCGCTCGACCAGGGTCGGCACCGAGTGGTAGGGGTTGAGGTCGATCAGGTCCTCGGACGGATTGCGCGGGTCGACCACGACCATGTCGTAGGTGACGCCCTTGGCCGCAAGCACCAGGCGCGCCCGATGGCACAGCACATCATCGACCGAAGAGAACAGTGTCAGCACGTTTCGCATGGATGCACCCGCGGCCTTTCTCGGCCTGTCCGTAAGACTGGCTCCGCCAGCCCTCGCGATGCCGCCTGCACCTCGCAGACGATTGTCGCGGTGCCCGAGTCTCGCATTTCCCTGAGCCGCCCGGCAATGCCGCCGGGTCGATGCCGGCCCGGACCGGGCCGGGAAACGCCCCAGCCGGCGGGATCAGTGGACGTCGCGCCAGTATTCGTTCTTCAGCAACCAGGCCAGGAAGGTCAGCACCACCAGGAACAGCAGTACCCAGACGCCCATCTGCTGGCGCTTGAGCGCGGCCGGCTCGCCGACGTACTCCAGGAACGTGGTGATGTCGCGGACCGTCTGGTCGAACTGCTGGGCGTTCTGGGTGCCCGGAGTGGCGATTTCCAGATGCTCGACGACCGGATCGGCGCCCTCGGCCGCCTCGGCGTAGATCGGGCGCTGCAGGCCCTGCATCTCCCACAGCGGGTTGGGCATTGACGCGTTGGGGAACAGCGCGTTGTTCCAGCCCAGCGGGCGGGTCTCGTCGAGATAGAACGACTTGAGGTAGGTGAAGATCCAGTCCGCACCGCGCGAGCGGGCGATCAGGCTCAAGTCCGGCGGGGTCTGGCCGAACCACTTGGACGCGTGCTCGGCCGGCATCGACGACAGGATGTGCTCGCCGAACGCCGCGCCGGTGAGGTTGAGGTTGTTCATCACCTCGTCCTCGGTCAGCCCCAGATCCTGGGCCATGCGCGAGTAGCGCATGAACTTGAGCGAGTGGCAGCCCGCACAGTAGTTCATATAGGCCTGCGCGCCGCGTTGCAGCGAGGCGCGGTCGCCCAGGTCCGTGCCGGCATGCTGGACCGGTCCGCCGGCCGCGGCCAGCGCGCCGAACGACAGCAGCACGGCGGCCGCCGCGACGGCGATGCGGGCAATGAGTCGGTTAGTCATGCATCGTCACCCGATCGGGCACGGCCTTGGTCCTGTCGAGCTTGGTCCACAGGGGCATCGTGATGAAGAAAGCGAAGTAGAGGAACGTCAGCACGCGACCGATGATGGTCTCGACCGGATCGGTGCCCGGGCCGGCGCCGATCTTGCCCAGCCAGACGAAGCACACGGCCAACAGCAGCAGCATGATCTTGGTCAGCGGGCCGCGGTAGCGGTGCGACTTGACCTTGCAGCGGTCCAGCCACGGGATCAGGAACAGCACCGCGATCGCGGAGAACATCACGATCACGCCGCTGAGCTTGTGCGGCACCACCCGCAACATGGCGTAGTACGGCGTGTAGTACCACACCGGCTTGATGTGCTCGGGTGTGACCAGGCGGTTGGCCTCGGTGAAGTTGTCGTGCTCGAGGAACCAGCCGCCGAACGCCGGGGCGAAGAAGATGATGAACGCCGCGATGATCAGGAAGAAGCAGACGTAGAAGCCGTCCTTGACCGAGTAGTACGGATGGAACGGGATGCCGTCGGCGGGTGCGCTCGAAGACCAGCGATTGCCCTTGGGCCCCTTCTTGATCTCCACGCCGTCGGGGTTGTTGGACCCCACCTCGTGCAGCGCGCCCAGGTGCAGCACGACCAGCAGCAGCAGCACCAGCGGCAGCGCGATCACGTGCAGCGCGAAGAAGCGGTTGAGGGTGGCGTCGCTGGGCAGGTAGTCGCCCATGATCCACTCGGTCAGGCCATTGCCGATGACCGGGATCGCGCCGAACAGCGAGATGATCACCTTCGCGCCCCAAAACGACATCTGACCCCACGGCAGCACGTAGCCCATGAACGCCTCGGCCATCAGCACCAGGTAGATCAGCATGCCCAGGATCCACACCAGCTCGCGCGGCTTCTGGTAGGAGCCGTACATCAGGCCGCGGAACATGTGAATGTAGACGACGATGAAGAACAGCGAGGCGCCCGTGCTGTGCATGTAGCGGATCAGCCAGCCCCACTCCACGTCTCGCATGATGTATTCGACCGAGGCGAAGGCTTCCGCCGCGCTCGGCTTGTAGTGCATCGTCAGGAAGATGCCGGTCAGGATCTGGTTGACCAGCACGACCAGCGACAGCACGCCGAAGATGTACCAGATGTTGAAATTCTTCGGCGCGTAGTACTCGGTCATGTGCTTGCGGTACATCGGCATCAAAGCCGGTGCGCGCTCGTTGACCCAGTTGAAGACGCCGGTGGCGCCGCGGACGAGGACGTTGGCCATCACGCGGCTCCTTGCGGATCGACGCCGATGACGATCGTGCTGTCGTCGGCGTAGTAGTGCGGCGGTACCAGAAGATTGGTCGGCGCGGGCACGCCGTCGTAGACCCGACCGGCCATGTCGAACTTCGACTTGTGGCAGGGGCAGAAGTAGCCCCCCTTCCAGTCGGCGTCGAACGGCTCCGGACGGATCTCGGCGACCATCTCCGGCGAGCAGCCCAGATGCGTGCACAGACCGACGAGCACCGAGATGTCGGGCTTGATCGAGCGCAGTTCCGGGTTCGCCTCGCGCACGTACGCCGGCTGCTGGTCGGCGTTGCTGGACTCGGGGTCCTTGAGCCTGTCGTCGAGCGTGGGCAGCGCGTCGAGGATCGCCTTGGAGCGCTTGACGATCCAGATCGGCTGGCCGCGCCATTCGGCGATCAGGCGCTGGCCTTCCTCGAGCGCACTGATGTCGACAGTCACCGGCGCGCCGGCGAGCTGCGCCCGTGCGCTCGGATTCCAGGACTTGATGAAGGGAATGGCCGTGATGCCCGCCCCCACCGCGCCCACGACCAGGGTGCTCGCGGTCAGAAACCGGCGCCGCCCCACATTGACTGGCTCATCCCCGCCGCCAGGTCCGATCACCGCTTCGTCGACCATCGGTACTCCGCAAAACTTCGGTAGCTACTGTGCGCTGGCTGCCACGGACCCACCCGTTCCGCAGGCGGCCGCATCGATGTGTGCCAGTGTAGCTGAACCCTGAATCAAGCGACAATTGGGTCGAAATGTCGCACCTGCACCGCGCTCAGCGGCTGGCGACCTGGCCGCGATAGCGCTCGGCCAACGTGCCCACGCGCTGCACATAGCGCTGGGTCTCGCTGTAGGGCGGCACGCCCTTGTGGCGGTCAACCGCGCCTTCGCCGGCGTTGTAGCCGGCCGCGGCCAGGGTCAGGTCGCCGTCGAAGCGCCGCAGCAGCCAGGCCAGGTACGCCACGCCGCCGCGGATGTTCTGTTCCGGGTCGAAGGGATTGACCACGCCGAAGCGCCGCGCGGTCGCGGGCATGAGTTGCATCAGGCCCTGCGCGCCGGCGCGCGAGAGTGCGTTGGGATTGAATGCTGACTCGGCATGCATGATCGCGCGCACGATCGCCTCCTCGACGCCGAACTCGCTGGCCGCACGCGCGACCTCGTCGCGATAGGCCTCGCGGTTGAGCCGCACGGTGCCGAAATTGACCCCCGGCGCCGCGCCGCAGGCGTAGCAGGTTTCGAAGAAGCTGTAGCGGATGGTGCGCACCGAGGCGACCTGGGCGCCCCCGGCCGGCCGCGTGCTGCTGTAGTGGCGCACGCCGTCGCGGACATAGGAATAGACCTGGCCCTGCTGCAGCCGGCGCTGTCCGCCGCTGCGGGCCGGGGCCACCTTGGGCGGTGCCGGGTCCGGGCTGGCCGCGGCGGCCGGCTTCGGCGTCGCGCCGCCCATGAAGGTCGCCGGCGCGACGCGATCCGCGCCGGCCGGCGCGGACACCGGTGCGGCGTTGGGCTTGCGAGCGACGGCCCGACGCGGCGCGGCCGGCGCCGTGGCGACCGCGCGGCAGCTCGCACCTGACACCCGCTTGCTGACGTACTGGGGAATGCCGTCGCCGCTGTCGCAGCGATACAACGTACTGCCGGAGACCGGACAGGCCGCCAGCAGACCGAGCATCGCGATGAGACCCCATCCCCGTTTCACGCATCGGAGTGTCGCGTCTTCAGGCAGCGTTGCCAAGTGCTTGATTGTGAACGGGCGACCCGGCCGCGCGGCGCGCCCGGTACACTCTGCGCCCCACCCGCCATCCGGCCCGG from Luteimonas sp. S4-F44 carries:
- a CDS encoding ClpXP protease specificity-enhancing factor, which gives rise to MTDQAPAMTSHRPYLLRALYEWIADNGMTPHILVDARRAGVRVPAHAVQDGRVVLNIADRAVARLEMDNDSVRFSARFGGVSQSVVVPIAAVLAVYARETGQGMALPEDIVASGDAQEAQAEDAPASAPARPTFASVDGGAPDRDDDTDGPPDDDTPPEPRRGHLRVIK
- a CDS encoding glutathione S-transferase N-terminal domain-containing protein — encoded protein: MRNVLTLFSSVDDVLCHRARLVLAAKGVTYDMVVVDPRNPSEDLIDLNPYHSVPTLVERELVLYAASVVSEYLDERYPHPPLMPVDPLSRARLRLAMLRIEHDWVPQVQAIQMGNKAQAEAGRKRLKELLTASVPLFKASKFFLNPEMSLADCAMAPIVWRLQALEIPLPKDGVKAIEDYGNRIFRSPGFVRSLTPQERALRALPE
- a CDS encoding cytochrome c1, with product MTNRLIARIAVAAAAVLLSFGALAAAGGPVQHAGTDLGDRASLQRGAQAYMNYCAGCHSLKFMRYSRMAQDLGLTEDEVMNNLNLTGAAFGEHILSSMPAEHASKWFGQTPPDLSLIARSRGADWIFTYLKSFYLDETRPLGWNNALFPNASMPNPLWEMQGLQRPIYAEAAEGADPVVEHLEIATPGTQNAQQFDQTVRDITTFLEYVGEPAALKRQQMGVWVLLFLVVLTFLAWLLKNEYWRDVH
- a CDS encoding cytochrome bc complex cytochrome b subunit; the encoded protein is MANVLVRGATGVFNWVNERAPALMPMYRKHMTEYYAPKNFNIWYIFGVLSLVVLVNQILTGIFLTMHYKPSAAEAFASVEYIMRDVEWGWLIRYMHSTGASLFFIVVYIHMFRGLMYGSYQKPRELVWILGMLIYLVLMAEAFMGYVLPWGQMSFWGAKVIISLFGAIPVIGNGLTEWIMGDYLPSDATLNRFFALHVIALPLVLLLLVVLHLGALHEVGSNNPDGVEIKKGPKGNRWSSSAPADGIPFHPYYSVKDGFYVCFFLIIAAFIIFFAPAFGGWFLEHDNFTEANRLVTPEHIKPVWYYTPYYAMLRVVPHKLSGVIVMFSAIAVLFLIPWLDRCKVKSHRYRGPLTKIMLLLLAVCFVWLGKIGAGPGTDPVETIIGRVLTFLYFAFFITMPLWTKLDRTKAVPDRVTMHD
- the petA gene encoding ubiquinol-cytochrome c reductase iron-sulfur subunit, translated to MVDEAVIGPGGGDEPVNVGRRRFLTASTLVVGAVGAGITAIPFIKSWNPSARAQLAGAPVTVDISALEEGQRLIAEWRGQPIWIVKRSKAILDALPTLDDRLKDPESSNADQQPAYVREANPELRSIKPDISVLVGLCTHLGCSPEMVAEIRPEPFDADWKGGYFCPCHKSKFDMAGRVYDGVPAPTNLLVPPHYYADDSTIVIGVDPQGAA
- a CDS encoding lytic transglycosylase domain-containing protein produces the protein MLGLLAACPVSGSTLYRCDSGDGIPQYVSKRVSGASCRAVATAPAAPRRAVARKPNAAPVSAPAGADRVAPATFMGGATPKPAAAASPDPAPPKVAPARSGGQRRLQQGQVYSYVRDGVRHYSSTRPAGGAQVASVRTIRYSFFETCYACGAAPGVNFGTVRLNREAYRDEVARAASEFGVEEAIVRAIMHAESAFNPNALSRAGAQGLMQLMPATARRFGVVNPFDPEQNIRGGVAYLAWLLRRFDGDLTLAAAGYNAGEGAVDRHKGVPPYSETQRYVQRVGTLAERYRGQVASR